A window of Plutella xylostella chromosome 19, ilPluXylo3.1, whole genome shotgun sequence contains these coding sequences:
- the LOC105386057 gene encoding dystroglycan 1 isoform X1: MRVAVGGDMARRGACAVLALALLCPLAHGRHDDDFAFDNNDDSQVDISDNQTPQSNGLKRLWGVPDTAAYVGHLFRMEIPKEAFSGDVHTYKVRSDHGRLPGWLAVDSKHGLISGIPQAEDLGAHSFTVTAHGRAPGVSASDTFTVEVKKSEDKPQSKYGTCSPGQSRLVLVLLVDANFHQLPPRQRIRSLMDLASFMALDGDEFSIAPLKADSLKDNTVLMSGPGLTTKRKGSSTTAIYLNVGCGDKLWPRHKVLVSGVREQCRDGTIAQLTRLPVLGWRLVTVRAPPRLLKRQLPVTSEGSGWDDYADGEDDGDYSGYGDDEDDYGKADFSPVDDPDDKVRIEPFASETNNFGSSQSPPVNPRVLIVPDETPTSTEQETQTVIIRASNEIPTSPSPPTVASPPPTEPTTQPTTVVTTPATVPTTPTTIAPLTLPPTTQATTLPPPPPPPPTTTDQPETTLPEVTTQETEVFTERTSPISGQTTETVTLTSFPLPSAAANQPPSLKHHMKKLAITAGKAFRYIIPADLFTDPEDGSSLSFTMFEADSAPLSNHSWIQFMPDKREVYGLPLESHVSRWNFIVEAKDSEGEVARGPLDITVQQHKGARTINHQFIIQFKLNKTFQHSIDWQISALEGLVNLFRDTDMDHLTVLNATQAGDLCEFVWTNDTLPKDPGCPMDDINRLMKIMESDTDVGSPSAGLTRAMTPDLKVSRVWWRGLGACESAAAPPPPAPPAPAPESYPPVTRNQVDHLTATVGHLLVYKVPEDTFYDPEDGNTRRLRLSLRYSDRSELPRAHWLQFDANNQEFYGLPAGSDVGSTQYQLVAEDSTKKSAYDSLIVEVVKAPKISPPVEFQMTMDYPFPMLAYNANTKRKVVEKLAQLFGQTDTESIRIQNITDNPTTIIWYNTSLPMDRCPTPEIEELRKMIIVDERNIHENVDQVFDKDFKVMSIRLIMLGLCAEQNTKVVKQMPPPSGTSKTLQKKGEDGGYTEYLVTFIIPIIVVVCMILVAGVVACVLYRRRKTGKMSVGDEEERQAFRSKGIPVIFQDELEDQAGTEPLHKSPVIMREEKPPLLPPAPDYRNSAPYRPPPPVAPTSTPPRPKATPTYRKPPPYVPP, translated from the exons ATGAGGGTAGCGGTAGGCGGCGACATGGCGCGGCGGGGCGCGTGCGCGGTGCTGGCGCTCGCGCTGCTCTGTCCACTCGCGCACGGCCGGCACGACGACGACTTCGCCTTCGACAACAACGACGACTCGCAG GTGGACATCTCAGATAACCAAACACCACAGTCAAACGGCCTAAAGAGGTTATGGGGTGTCCCGGACACGGCGGCCTACGTGGGACACCTGTTCCGCATGGAAATACCTAAAGAAGCATTCTCCGGAGATGTCCATACGTACAAA GTACGCAGCGACCACGGGCGGCTGCCGGGCTGGCTGGCAGTAGACTCCAAGCACGGGCTCATCAGCGGCATCCCTCAGGCGGAGGACCTCGGGGCCCACTCCTTCACCGTCACCGCCCACGGCCGGGCGCCGGGTGTGAGCGCCAGTGATACCTTCACTGTTGAG GTGAAGAAATCGGAAGACAAGCCCCAGTCCAAGTACGGCACGTGCAGCCCCGGGCAGAGCCGGCTCGTGCTGGTGCTCCTCGTGGACGCCAACTTCCACCAGCTGCCGCCGCGCCAGCGCATCCGCTCGCTCATGGACCTCGCCAGCTTCATGGCTCTTGACGGG GACGAGTTCTCGATCGCACCTCTAAAGGCTGACTCTCTGAAAGACAACACCGTTCTCATGAGTGGACCAGGACTGACCACCAAGAGGAAAGGATCCTCTACTACTGCCATTTACTTGAAC GTGGGTTGCGGCGACAAGCTCTGGCCCCGCCACAAGGTGCTAGTGAGCGGTGTCCGCGAGCAGTGTCGCGACGGCACCATCGCGCAGCTCACGCGGCTGCCGGTGCTCGGCTGGAGGCTCGTCACTGTGCGCGCGCCGCCACGACTGCTGAAGAGACAG TTGCCAGTAACAAGCGAGGGCTCCGGCTGGGACGACTACGCTGATGGTGAAGACGACGGCGACTACAGCGGCTACGGTGACGATGAAGACGACTACGGCAAGGCGGACTTCAGCCCGGTCGATGACCCC GATGACAAGGTCCGTATCGAGCCGTTCGCTTCAGAGACGAACAACTTTGGCTCATCGCAGAGCCCGCCTGTCAACCCTCGAGTACTCATTGTGCCAGATGAAACCCCGACGTCTACGGAACAGGAGACG CAAACAGTAATAATACGCGCGTCCAACGAAATACCGACCTCGCCTTCGCCGCCTACCGTCGCTTCACCGCCACCCACCGAGCCTACAACCCAGCCCACCACCGTCGTCACTACGCCGGCGACTGTCCCGACGACGCCGACGACAATAGCGCCACTGACGTTGCCGCCGACGACGCAAGCGACAACgctgccgccaccgccgccgcctccgccgaCCACCACAGACCAGCCGGAAACTACTTTACCGGAAGTCACCACGCAG GAAACGGAGGTATTCACGGAGCGCACCAGCCCGATCTCCGGTCAAACCACGGAGACGGTGACCCTCACCTCGTTCCCGCTGCCGAGCGCCGCCGCCAACCAGCCGCCCTCGCTCAAGCACCACATGAAGAAGCTCGCCATCACCGCCGGGAAGGCTTTCAG ATACATAATCCCAGCGGACCTGTTCACGGACCCCGAGGACGGCAGCTCTCTCTCCTTCACGATGTTCGAGGCAGACAGCGCGCCGCTCAGCAACCACTCCTGGATACAGTTCATGCCGGACAAGCGAGAGGTCTACGGACT GCCGCTAGAATCCCACGTGTCGCGTTGGAACTTCATTGTAGAAGCCAAAGACAGCGAAGGTGAAGTAGCTCGCGGCCCTCTAGACATCACCGTGCAACAACACAAGGGCGCTCGCACGATCAACCACCAATTCATCATACAGTTCAAACTGAACAAGACTTTCCAACACTCGATAGACTGGCAGATCAGCGCGCTAGAAGGCCTGGTCAACCTATTCAGAGACACGGATATGGATCATTTGACTGTGTTAAATGCGACCCAGGCCGGTGATCTTTGCGAGTTTGTTTGGACGAACGACACGCTTCCGAAAGATCCGGGGTGCCCGATGGACGATATTAATAGGCTGATGAAG ATAATGGAGTCCGACACAGACGTAGGATCGCCATCAGCTGGTCTCACCCGCGCCATGACGCCTGATCTCAAA GTAAGCCGCGTATGGTGGCGCGGCCTTGGCGCGTGTGAAtctgcggcggcgcccccgccccccgcgccccccgcgcccgcgcccgagTCCTACCCCCCCGTCACCCGCAACCAGGTCGACCACCTCACCGCGACCGTCGGACATCTGCTCGTTTATAAAGTGCCTGAG GACACATTCTACGACCCCGAGGACGGCAACACGCGGCGGCTGCGGCTGTCGCTCCGCTACAGCGACCGCTCGGAGCTGCCGCGCGCCCACTGGCTGCAGTTCGACGCCAACAACCAGGAGTTCTACGGACTGCCCGCCGGCAGCGATGTGGGGAGCACGCAGTATCAACTG GTGGCCGAAGACAGCACAAAGAAGAGTGCGTACGACAGCCTCATAGTAGAAGTGGTGAAAGCGCCCAAGATCAGTCCTCCAGTCGAGTTCCAGATGACGATGGACTACCCCTTCCCCATGCTCGCCTATAACGCCAATACTAAGAGGAAGGTGGTCGAGAAACTAGCGCAATTGTTCGGACAGACGGATACTGAGTCTATAAGGATACAGAATATTACGGATAATCCTACTACTATTATTTG GTACAACACTAGCCTCCCAATGGACAGGTGCCCGACGCCAGAAATCGAAGAGCTACGCAAGATGATAATCGTAGACGAGCGGAACATACACGAAAACGTCGACCAAGTCTTCGACAAAGACTTCAAAGTCATGTCCATAAGACTGATTATGCTGGGCCTGTGCGCTGAACAGAATACGAAGGTGGTGAAACAGATGCCGCCTCCCTCTGGCACGAGCAAAACGCTGCAGAAGAAGGGAGAAGACGGTGGTTATACCGAGTACTTGGTCACGTTCATAATACCAATAATTGTGGTTGTGTGTATGATTCTGGTGGCCGGGGTGGTCGCCTGCGTACTTTACAGGAGACGGAAGACTG GTAAAATGAGCGTCGGCGACGAGGAAGAGCGGCAAGCGTTCCGCTCCAAGGGAATCCCCGTGATCTTCCAAGACGAGCTCGAAGACCAAGCCGGGACCGAGCCGCTGCACAAGAGCCCAGTGATCATGCGAGAGGAGAAACCTCCCTTACTACCGCCAGCACCAGACTACAGGAACTCCGCCCCCTAccggcccccgccccccgtCGCGCCCACCTCAACCCCGCCCCGCCCTAAGGCCACGCCCACTTACAGAAAACCACCCCCGTATGTGCCCCCTTAA
- the LOC105386057 gene encoding dystroglycan 1 isoform X8, whose translation MDLASFMALDGDEFSIAPLKADSLKDNTVLMSGPGLTTKRKGSSTTAIYLNVGCGDKLWPRHKVLVSGVREQCRDGTIAQLTRLPVLGWRLVTVRAPPRLLKRQLPVTSEGSGWDDYADGEDDGDYSGYGDDEDDYGKADFSPVDDPDDKVRIEPFASETNNFGSSQSPPVNPRVLIVPDETPTSTEQETQTVIIRASNEIPTSPSPPTVASPPPTEPTTQPTTVVTTPATVPTTPTTIAPLTLPPTTQATTLPPPPPPPPTTTDQPETTLPEVTTQETEVFTERTSPISGQTTETVTLTSFPLPSAAANQPPSLKHHMKKLAITAGKAFRYIIPADLFTDPEDGSSLSFTMFEADSAPLSNHSWIQFMPDKREVYGLPLESHVSRWNFIVEAKDSEGEVARGPLDITVQQHKGARTINHQFIIQFKLNKTFQHSIDWQISALEGLVNLFRDTDMDHLTVLNATQAGDLCEFVWTNDTLPKDPGCPMDDINRLMKIMESDTDVGSPSAGLTRAMTPDLKVSRVWWRGLGACESAAAPPPPAPPAPAPESYPPVTRNQVDHLTATVGHLLVYKVPEDTFYDPEDGNTRRLRLSLRYSDRSELPRAHWLQFDANNQEFYGLPAGSDVGSTQYQLVAEDSTKKSAYDSLIVEVVKAPKISPPVEFQMTMDYPFPMLAYNANTKRKVVEKLAQLFGQTDTESIRIQNITDNPTTIIWYNTSLPMDRCPTPEIEELRKMIIVDERNIHENVDQVFDKDFKVMSIRLIMLGLCAEQNTKVVKQMPPPSGTSKTLQKKGEDGGYTEYLVTFIIPIIVVVCMILVAGVVACVLYRRRKTGKMSVGDEEERQAFRSKGIPVIFQDELEDQAGTEPLHKSPVIMREEKPPLLPPAPDYRNSAPYRPPPPVAPTSTPPRPKATPTYRKPPPYVPP comes from the exons ATGGACCTCGCCAGCTTCATGGCTCTTGACGGG GACGAGTTCTCGATCGCACCTCTAAAGGCTGACTCTCTGAAAGACAACACCGTTCTCATGAGTGGACCAGGACTGACCACCAAGAGGAAAGGATCCTCTACTACTGCCATTTACTTGAAC GTGGGTTGCGGCGACAAGCTCTGGCCCCGCCACAAGGTGCTAGTGAGCGGTGTCCGCGAGCAGTGTCGCGACGGCACCATCGCGCAGCTCACGCGGCTGCCGGTGCTCGGCTGGAGGCTCGTCACTGTGCGCGCGCCGCCACGACTGCTGAAGAGACAG TTGCCAGTAACAAGCGAGGGCTCCGGCTGGGACGACTACGCTGATGGTGAAGACGACGGCGACTACAGCGGCTACGGTGACGATGAAGACGACTACGGCAAGGCGGACTTCAGCCCGGTCGATGACCCC GATGACAAGGTCCGTATCGAGCCGTTCGCTTCAGAGACGAACAACTTTGGCTCATCGCAGAGCCCGCCTGTCAACCCTCGAGTACTCATTGTGCCAGATGAAACCCCGACGTCTACGGAACAGGAGACG CAAACAGTAATAATACGCGCGTCCAACGAAATACCGACCTCGCCTTCGCCGCCTACCGTCGCTTCACCGCCACCCACCGAGCCTACAACCCAGCCCACCACCGTCGTCACTACGCCGGCGACTGTCCCGACGACGCCGACGACAATAGCGCCACTGACGTTGCCGCCGACGACGCAAGCGACAACgctgccgccaccgccgccgcctccgccgaCCACCACAGACCAGCCGGAAACTACTTTACCGGAAGTCACCACGCAG GAAACGGAGGTATTCACGGAGCGCACCAGCCCGATCTCCGGTCAAACCACGGAGACGGTGACCCTCACCTCGTTCCCGCTGCCGAGCGCCGCCGCCAACCAGCCGCCCTCGCTCAAGCACCACATGAAGAAGCTCGCCATCACCGCCGGGAAGGCTTTCAG ATACATAATCCCAGCGGACCTGTTCACGGACCCCGAGGACGGCAGCTCTCTCTCCTTCACGATGTTCGAGGCAGACAGCGCGCCGCTCAGCAACCACTCCTGGATACAGTTCATGCCGGACAAGCGAGAGGTCTACGGACT GCCGCTAGAATCCCACGTGTCGCGTTGGAACTTCATTGTAGAAGCCAAAGACAGCGAAGGTGAAGTAGCTCGCGGCCCTCTAGACATCACCGTGCAACAACACAAGGGCGCTCGCACGATCAACCACCAATTCATCATACAGTTCAAACTGAACAAGACTTTCCAACACTCGATAGACTGGCAGATCAGCGCGCTAGAAGGCCTGGTCAACCTATTCAGAGACACGGATATGGATCATTTGACTGTGTTAAATGCGACCCAGGCCGGTGATCTTTGCGAGTTTGTTTGGACGAACGACACGCTTCCGAAAGATCCGGGGTGCCCGATGGACGATATTAATAGGCTGATGAAG ATAATGGAGTCCGACACAGACGTAGGATCGCCATCAGCTGGTCTCACCCGCGCCATGACGCCTGATCTCAAA GTAAGCCGCGTATGGTGGCGCGGCCTTGGCGCGTGTGAAtctgcggcggcgcccccgccccccgcgccccccgcgcccgcgcccgagTCCTACCCCCCCGTCACCCGCAACCAGGTCGACCACCTCACCGCGACCGTCGGACATCTGCTCGTTTATAAAGTGCCTGAG GACACATTCTACGACCCCGAGGACGGCAACACGCGGCGGCTGCGGCTGTCGCTCCGCTACAGCGACCGCTCGGAGCTGCCGCGCGCCCACTGGCTGCAGTTCGACGCCAACAACCAGGAGTTCTACGGACTGCCCGCCGGCAGCGATGTGGGGAGCACGCAGTATCAACTG GTGGCCGAAGACAGCACAAAGAAGAGTGCGTACGACAGCCTCATAGTAGAAGTGGTGAAAGCGCCCAAGATCAGTCCTCCAGTCGAGTTCCAGATGACGATGGACTACCCCTTCCCCATGCTCGCCTATAACGCCAATACTAAGAGGAAGGTGGTCGAGAAACTAGCGCAATTGTTCGGACAGACGGATACTGAGTCTATAAGGATACAGAATATTACGGATAATCCTACTACTATTATTTG GTACAACACTAGCCTCCCAATGGACAGGTGCCCGACGCCAGAAATCGAAGAGCTACGCAAGATGATAATCGTAGACGAGCGGAACATACACGAAAACGTCGACCAAGTCTTCGACAAAGACTTCAAAGTCATGTCCATAAGACTGATTATGCTGGGCCTGTGCGCTGAACAGAATACGAAGGTGGTGAAACAGATGCCGCCTCCCTCTGGCACGAGCAAAACGCTGCAGAAGAAGGGAGAAGACGGTGGTTATACCGAGTACTTGGTCACGTTCATAATACCAATAATTGTGGTTGTGTGTATGATTCTGGTGGCCGGGGTGGTCGCCTGCGTACTTTACAGGAGACGGAAGACTG GTAAAATGAGCGTCGGCGACGAGGAAGAGCGGCAAGCGTTCCGCTCCAAGGGAATCCCCGTGATCTTCCAAGACGAGCTCGAAGACCAAGCCGGGACCGAGCCGCTGCACAAGAGCCCAGTGATCATGCGAGAGGAGAAACCTCCCTTACTACCGCCAGCACCAGACTACAGGAACTCCGCCCCCTAccggcccccgccccccgtCGCGCCCACCTCAACCCCGCCCCGCCCTAAGGCCACGCCCACTTACAGAAAACCACCCCCGTATGTGCCCCCTTAA
- the LOC105386057 gene encoding dystroglycan 1 isoform X5, with product MRVAVGGDMARRGACAVLALALLCPLAHGRHDDDFAFDNNDDSQVDISDNQTPQSNGLKRLWGVPDTAAYVGHLFRMEIPKEAFSGDVHTYKVRSDHGRLPGWLAVDSKHGLISGIPQAEDLGAHSFTVTAHGRAPGVSASDTFTVEVKKSEDKPQSKYGTCSPGQSRLVLVLLVDANFHQLPPRQRIRSLMDLASFMALDGDEFSIAPLKADSLKDNTVLMSGPGLTTKRKGSSTTAIYLNVGCGDKLWPRHKVLVSGVREQCRDGTIAQLTRLPVLGWRLVTVRAPPRLLKRQLPVTSEGSGWDDYADGEDDGDYSGYGDDEDDYGKADFSPVDDPDDKVRIEPFASETNNFGSSQSPPVNPRVLIVPDETPTSTEQETETEVFTERTSPISGQTTETVTLTSFPLPSAAANQPPSLKHHMKKLAITAGKAFRYIIPADLFTDPEDGSSLSFTMFEADSAPLSNHSWIQFMPDKREVYGLPLESHVSRWNFIVEAKDSEGEVARGPLDITVQQHKGARTINHQFIIQFKLNKTFQHSIDWQISALEGLVNLFRDTDMDHLTVLNATQAGDLCEFVWTNDTLPKDPGCPMDDINRLMKIMESDTDVGSPSAGLTRAMTPDLKVSRVWWRGLGACESAAAPPPPAPPAPAPESYPPVTRNQVDHLTATVGHLLVYKVPEDTFYDPEDGNTRRLRLSLRYSDRSELPRAHWLQFDANNQEFYGLPAGSDVGSTQYQLVAEDSTKKSAYDSLIVEVVKAPKISPPVEFQMTMDYPFPMLAYNANTKRKVVEKLAQLFGQTDTESIRIQNITDNPTTIIWYNTSLPMDRCPTPEIEELRKMIIVDERNIHENVDQVFDKDFKVMSIRLIMLGLCAEQNTKVVKQMPPPSGTSKTLQKKGEDGGYTEYLVTFIIPIIVVVCMILVAGVVACVLYRRRKTGKMSVGDEEERQAFRSKGIPVIFQDELEDQAGTEPLHKSPVIMREEKPPLLPPAPDYRNSAPYRPPPPVAPTSTPPRPKATPTYRKPPPYVPP from the exons ATGAGGGTAGCGGTAGGCGGCGACATGGCGCGGCGGGGCGCGTGCGCGGTGCTGGCGCTCGCGCTGCTCTGTCCACTCGCGCACGGCCGGCACGACGACGACTTCGCCTTCGACAACAACGACGACTCGCAG GTGGACATCTCAGATAACCAAACACCACAGTCAAACGGCCTAAAGAGGTTATGGGGTGTCCCGGACACGGCGGCCTACGTGGGACACCTGTTCCGCATGGAAATACCTAAAGAAGCATTCTCCGGAGATGTCCATACGTACAAA GTACGCAGCGACCACGGGCGGCTGCCGGGCTGGCTGGCAGTAGACTCCAAGCACGGGCTCATCAGCGGCATCCCTCAGGCGGAGGACCTCGGGGCCCACTCCTTCACCGTCACCGCCCACGGCCGGGCGCCGGGTGTGAGCGCCAGTGATACCTTCACTGTTGAG GTGAAGAAATCGGAAGACAAGCCCCAGTCCAAGTACGGCACGTGCAGCCCCGGGCAGAGCCGGCTCGTGCTGGTGCTCCTCGTGGACGCCAACTTCCACCAGCTGCCGCCGCGCCAGCGCATCCGCTCGCTCATGGACCTCGCCAGCTTCATGGCTCTTGACGGG GACGAGTTCTCGATCGCACCTCTAAAGGCTGACTCTCTGAAAGACAACACCGTTCTCATGAGTGGACCAGGACTGACCACCAAGAGGAAAGGATCCTCTACTACTGCCATTTACTTGAAC GTGGGTTGCGGCGACAAGCTCTGGCCCCGCCACAAGGTGCTAGTGAGCGGTGTCCGCGAGCAGTGTCGCGACGGCACCATCGCGCAGCTCACGCGGCTGCCGGTGCTCGGCTGGAGGCTCGTCACTGTGCGCGCGCCGCCACGACTGCTGAAGAGACAG TTGCCAGTAACAAGCGAGGGCTCCGGCTGGGACGACTACGCTGATGGTGAAGACGACGGCGACTACAGCGGCTACGGTGACGATGAAGACGACTACGGCAAGGCGGACTTCAGCCCGGTCGATGACCCC GATGACAAGGTCCGTATCGAGCCGTTCGCTTCAGAGACGAACAACTTTGGCTCATCGCAGAGCCCGCCTGTCAACCCTCGAGTACTCATTGTGCCAGATGAAACCCCGACGTCTACGGAACAGGAGACG GAAACGGAGGTATTCACGGAGCGCACCAGCCCGATCTCCGGTCAAACCACGGAGACGGTGACCCTCACCTCGTTCCCGCTGCCGAGCGCCGCCGCCAACCAGCCGCCCTCGCTCAAGCACCACATGAAGAAGCTCGCCATCACCGCCGGGAAGGCTTTCAG ATACATAATCCCAGCGGACCTGTTCACGGACCCCGAGGACGGCAGCTCTCTCTCCTTCACGATGTTCGAGGCAGACAGCGCGCCGCTCAGCAACCACTCCTGGATACAGTTCATGCCGGACAAGCGAGAGGTCTACGGACT GCCGCTAGAATCCCACGTGTCGCGTTGGAACTTCATTGTAGAAGCCAAAGACAGCGAAGGTGAAGTAGCTCGCGGCCCTCTAGACATCACCGTGCAACAACACAAGGGCGCTCGCACGATCAACCACCAATTCATCATACAGTTCAAACTGAACAAGACTTTCCAACACTCGATAGACTGGCAGATCAGCGCGCTAGAAGGCCTGGTCAACCTATTCAGAGACACGGATATGGATCATTTGACTGTGTTAAATGCGACCCAGGCCGGTGATCTTTGCGAGTTTGTTTGGACGAACGACACGCTTCCGAAAGATCCGGGGTGCCCGATGGACGATATTAATAGGCTGATGAAG ATAATGGAGTCCGACACAGACGTAGGATCGCCATCAGCTGGTCTCACCCGCGCCATGACGCCTGATCTCAAA GTAAGCCGCGTATGGTGGCGCGGCCTTGGCGCGTGTGAAtctgcggcggcgcccccgccccccgcgccccccgcgcccgcgcccgagTCCTACCCCCCCGTCACCCGCAACCAGGTCGACCACCTCACCGCGACCGTCGGACATCTGCTCGTTTATAAAGTGCCTGAG GACACATTCTACGACCCCGAGGACGGCAACACGCGGCGGCTGCGGCTGTCGCTCCGCTACAGCGACCGCTCGGAGCTGCCGCGCGCCCACTGGCTGCAGTTCGACGCCAACAACCAGGAGTTCTACGGACTGCCCGCCGGCAGCGATGTGGGGAGCACGCAGTATCAACTG GTGGCCGAAGACAGCACAAAGAAGAGTGCGTACGACAGCCTCATAGTAGAAGTGGTGAAAGCGCCCAAGATCAGTCCTCCAGTCGAGTTCCAGATGACGATGGACTACCCCTTCCCCATGCTCGCCTATAACGCCAATACTAAGAGGAAGGTGGTCGAGAAACTAGCGCAATTGTTCGGACAGACGGATACTGAGTCTATAAGGATACAGAATATTACGGATAATCCTACTACTATTATTTG GTACAACACTAGCCTCCCAATGGACAGGTGCCCGACGCCAGAAATCGAAGAGCTACGCAAGATGATAATCGTAGACGAGCGGAACATACACGAAAACGTCGACCAAGTCTTCGACAAAGACTTCAAAGTCATGTCCATAAGACTGATTATGCTGGGCCTGTGCGCTGAACAGAATACGAAGGTGGTGAAACAGATGCCGCCTCCCTCTGGCACGAGCAAAACGCTGCAGAAGAAGGGAGAAGACGGTGGTTATACCGAGTACTTGGTCACGTTCATAATACCAATAATTGTGGTTGTGTGTATGATTCTGGTGGCCGGGGTGGTCGCCTGCGTACTTTACAGGAGACGGAAGACTG GTAAAATGAGCGTCGGCGACGAGGAAGAGCGGCAAGCGTTCCGCTCCAAGGGAATCCCCGTGATCTTCCAAGACGAGCTCGAAGACCAAGCCGGGACCGAGCCGCTGCACAAGAGCCCAGTGATCATGCGAGAGGAGAAACCTCCCTTACTACCGCCAGCACCAGACTACAGGAACTCCGCCCCCTAccggcccccgccccccgtCGCGCCCACCTCAACCCCGCCCCGCCCTAAGGCCACGCCCACTTACAGAAAACCACCCCCGTATGTGCCCCCTTAA